Proteins found in one Arachis stenosperma cultivar V10309 chromosome 8, arast.V10309.gnm1.PFL2, whole genome shotgun sequence genomic segment:
- the LOC130946491 gene encoding kinesin-like protein KIN-4C isoform X2: MKRANRRSKQSSPIDDASASAEKEKQMYEERIRELERENKAYQMEIAELKQKQGNYSAATNGVEKLKKHYLQKLNLLEEQVTELQSKLASRSQFSTQRKRVDESSRQFQFEIQSLKAQKVQLQCKMKLDSVQFRICKAMLEKEILQLKKERRTYDIKVQNLLASNDRLKMVLQRKTEAAFTATNRLREMIEARKVISNRSAGARKRNSEAIHAAEHELEVTTRLHKLCSQYESRIEKMAAEIGRLKEEIEMQRNENLRSEFQVEETDSFEKEVDIQDLKEQMNGLGCLLRELKLQKEMLDSKDKKQVLDQPLFTDESNRKLLMKMETPETNSSSDSNANGERTDEGVCCTCSKRSLCKTTKCKCRSIGGSCGPSCGCKLFKCTNRESNQIEEETEAIISESTECNMKMNNSAVFEHGNIIASECAKLLQSALVQKPASYRDNPGPIKKPLSDIQNSLGQLDNQKQGKKKTVRKPIIQLVTNNPMSTSPENISSSSTEQSNSIQSNELATSVGDAPVARPSRNPPRHAKSVVGKENYLT; the protein is encoded by the exons ATGAAACGGGCGAATCGCAGATCGAAGCAGTCAAGCCCAATCGACGATGCTTCAGCTTCCGCCGAGAAGGAAAAGCAAATGTACGAGGAGAGGATCCGCGAGCTCGAGCGAGAGAATAAAGCGTATCAG ATGGAAATTGCGGAACTGAAGCAGAAACAGGGAAATTATTCAGCTGCGACGAATGGAGTTGAGAAGCTTAAGAAGCATTATCTTCAAAAGCTGAACCTACTTGAAGAGCAG GTAACTGAGTTGCAGAGTAAGTTAGCTTCTCGGTCTCAATTTTCAACTCAAAGGAAAAGAGTGGATGAGTCAAGTAGGCAGTTCCAATTTGAGATTCAAAGTTTAAAGGCTCAGAAG GTTCAACTGCAATGTAAGATGAAGCTAGACTCTGTACAATTTAGAATATGCAAAGCTATGCTAGAAAAAGAAATTTTGCAG CTTAAGAAAGAGAGGAGAACATATGATATCAAGGTTCAAAATTTGCTGGCTTCAAATGACAGACTTAAAATG GTGTTGCAACGGAAGACAGAAGCTGCTTTTACTGCTACCAATCGTCTAAGAGAAATGATTGAAGCTCGGAAAGTTATATCAAATAGATCAGCTG GTGCTAGAAAGAGGAATAGTGAAGCAATTCAT GCTGCTGAGCATGAACTTGAAGTTACAACTAGGTTACACAAGTTATGTTCTCAGTACGAATCCCGAATCGAAAA AATGGCTGCAGAAATTGGAAGGCTGAAAGAAGAAATCGAGATGCAAAGAAATGAAAATTTAAG GTCTGAATTCCAGGTTGAAGAGACTGACAGCTTTGAGAAAGAGGTTGATATCCAAGATTTAAAGGAACAAATGAATGGTCTTGGTTGTCTGCTCAGAGAATTAAAATTGCAGAAGGAGATGCTTGATTCCAAGGATAAAAAGCAG GTTCTAGATCAGCCTCTTTTCACTGATGAGAGCAACCGAAAGCTTCTGATGAAAATGGAAACCCCGGAAACAAATAGTTCAAGTGACAGTAATGCCAACGGGGAGAGAACAGATGAAGGAGTTTGCTGCACGTGCAGCAAGAGATCCCTATGCAAGACTACAAAATGCAAATGTCGATCCATCGGTGGTAGCTGCGGACCATCATGCGGCTGCAAACTTTTCAAGTGTACAAATAGGGAATCGAaccaaatagaagaagaaactGAAGCAATAATATCAGAAAGCACGGAGTGCAACATGAAAATGAATAATTCAGCTGTGTTTGAGCATGGAAACATAATTGCTTCTGAATGCGCTAAATTGCTTCAGAGTGCACTTGTTCAAAAACCTGCTAGCTACAGAGACAACCCAGGACCAATAAAGAAGCCATTATCTGACATTCAAAACTCGCTG GGCCAATTGGACAATCAAAAACAAGGCAAGAAAAAGACTGTGCGGAAGCCCATAATTCAGTTGGTTACCAACAATCCAATGTCCACGTCCCCAGAAAATATAAGCAGCAGCAGCACTGAACAGAGTAATTCTATTCAGTCCAATGAATTGGCAACATCAGTTGGAGATGCACCTGTTGCCCGTCCTTCAAGAAATCCACCACGGCACGCCAAATCTGTGGTCGGGAAAGAGAACTACCTCACTTAA
- the LOC130946491 gene encoding kinesin-like protein KIN-4C isoform X1 produces the protein MKRANRRSKQSSPIDDASASAEKEKQMYEERIRELERENKAYQMEIAELKQKQGNYSAATNGVEKLKKHYLQKLNLLEEQVTELQSKLASRSQFSTQRKRVDESSRQFQFEIQSLKAQKVQLQCKMKLDSVQFRICKAMLEKEILQLKKERRTYDIKVQNLLASNDRLKMVLQRKTEAAFTATNRLREMIEARKVISNRSAGARKRNSEAIHAAEHELEVTTRLHKLCSQYESRIEKMAAEIGRLKEEIEMQRNENLRSEFQVEETDSFEKEVDIQDLKEQMNGLGCLLRELKLQKEMLDSKDKKQQVLDQPLFTDESNRKLLMKMETPETNSSSDSNANGERTDEGVCCTCSKRSLCKTTKCKCRSIGGSCGPSCGCKLFKCTNRESNQIEEETEAIISESTECNMKMNNSAVFEHGNIIASECAKLLQSALVQKPASYRDNPGPIKKPLSDIQNSLGQLDNQKQGKKKTVRKPIIQLVTNNPMSTSPENISSSSTEQSNSIQSNELATSVGDAPVARPSRNPPRHAKSVVGKENYLT, from the exons ATGAAACGGGCGAATCGCAGATCGAAGCAGTCAAGCCCAATCGACGATGCTTCAGCTTCCGCCGAGAAGGAAAAGCAAATGTACGAGGAGAGGATCCGCGAGCTCGAGCGAGAGAATAAAGCGTATCAG ATGGAAATTGCGGAACTGAAGCAGAAACAGGGAAATTATTCAGCTGCGACGAATGGAGTTGAGAAGCTTAAGAAGCATTATCTTCAAAAGCTGAACCTACTTGAAGAGCAG GTAACTGAGTTGCAGAGTAAGTTAGCTTCTCGGTCTCAATTTTCAACTCAAAGGAAAAGAGTGGATGAGTCAAGTAGGCAGTTCCAATTTGAGATTCAAAGTTTAAAGGCTCAGAAG GTTCAACTGCAATGTAAGATGAAGCTAGACTCTGTACAATTTAGAATATGCAAAGCTATGCTAGAAAAAGAAATTTTGCAG CTTAAGAAAGAGAGGAGAACATATGATATCAAGGTTCAAAATTTGCTGGCTTCAAATGACAGACTTAAAATG GTGTTGCAACGGAAGACAGAAGCTGCTTTTACTGCTACCAATCGTCTAAGAGAAATGATTGAAGCTCGGAAAGTTATATCAAATAGATCAGCTG GTGCTAGAAAGAGGAATAGTGAAGCAATTCAT GCTGCTGAGCATGAACTTGAAGTTACAACTAGGTTACACAAGTTATGTTCTCAGTACGAATCCCGAATCGAAAA AATGGCTGCAGAAATTGGAAGGCTGAAAGAAGAAATCGAGATGCAAAGAAATGAAAATTTAAG GTCTGAATTCCAGGTTGAAGAGACTGACAGCTTTGAGAAAGAGGTTGATATCCAAGATTTAAAGGAACAAATGAATGGTCTTGGTTGTCTGCTCAGAGAATTAAAATTGCAGAAGGAGATGCTTGATTCCAAGGATAAAAAGCAG CAGGTTCTAGATCAGCCTCTTTTCACTGATGAGAGCAACCGAAAGCTTCTGATGAAAATGGAAACCCCGGAAACAAATAGTTCAAGTGACAGTAATGCCAACGGGGAGAGAACAGATGAAGGAGTTTGCTGCACGTGCAGCAAGAGATCCCTATGCAAGACTACAAAATGCAAATGTCGATCCATCGGTGGTAGCTGCGGACCATCATGCGGCTGCAAACTTTTCAAGTGTACAAATAGGGAATCGAaccaaatagaagaagaaactGAAGCAATAATATCAGAAAGCACGGAGTGCAACATGAAAATGAATAATTCAGCTGTGTTTGAGCATGGAAACATAATTGCTTCTGAATGCGCTAAATTGCTTCAGAGTGCACTTGTTCAAAAACCTGCTAGCTACAGAGACAACCCAGGACCAATAAAGAAGCCATTATCTGACATTCAAAACTCGCTG GGCCAATTGGACAATCAAAAACAAGGCAAGAAAAAGACTGTGCGGAAGCCCATAATTCAGTTGGTTACCAACAATCCAATGTCCACGTCCCCAGAAAATATAAGCAGCAGCAGCACTGAACAGAGTAATTCTATTCAGTCCAATGAATTGGCAACATCAGTTGGAGATGCACCTGTTGCCCGTCCTTCAAGAAATCCACCACGGCACGCCAAATCTGTGGTCGGGAAAGAGAACTACCTCACTTAA